From one Thalassospira lucentensis genomic stretch:
- the hisD gene encoding histidinol dehydrogenase, producing MPIKLSITDADFEDGFVKLLGMKRESDADVDAAVANIIADVRKRGDIAVCDYTNKFDRLNIDAAGMVVTKGEVDAAIAAIDADLLKSLELAAERIRSYHDRQMPSDERYTDATGVELGWRWRPVSAAGLYVPGGLASYPSSVLMNAIPAKVAGVERLVMVVPTPDNKMNPLVLAAARIAGVDEIYRIGGAQAIAALAYGTETIKPVDKIVGPGNAFVAAAKRRVFGQVGIDMIAGPSEILVVADGSNDPSWVAADLLSQAEHDPVAQSILITDDADFADRVQEAIDAHLEKLPRAEIAGASWRDFGAIVLVENLTQAPALVDRIAPEHLELAVDDPDALAEDIHHAGAIFLGRYTPEAIGDYVAGPNHVLPTARSARFSSGLGVLDFIKRSSLIKCTPESLAKIGPAAIALAESEGLQAHGLSVAIRSNRM from the coding sequence ATGCCGATTAAACTTTCGATCACCGATGCCGATTTCGAAGACGGCTTTGTCAAACTGCTTGGCATGAAGCGGGAATCGGATGCCGATGTGGATGCCGCGGTTGCCAATATCATTGCCGATGTCCGCAAACGCGGTGATATCGCGGTATGTGATTACACCAACAAGTTTGATCGCCTGAATATTGATGCCGCCGGCATGGTTGTGACAAAGGGCGAAGTCGATGCCGCGATTGCCGCAATCGATGCTGATCTCCTGAAGTCGCTTGAACTGGCCGCAGAACGCATTCGTTCCTACCACGATCGGCAAATGCCGTCTGATGAACGTTATACCGATGCAACCGGGGTCGAACTCGGCTGGCGCTGGCGTCCGGTATCGGCGGCCGGTCTTTATGTGCCCGGTGGTCTGGCATCCTATCCGTCATCCGTCCTGATGAATGCCATTCCGGCCAAGGTTGCCGGTGTCGAACGTCTGGTGATGGTCGTACCCACCCCGGACAATAAAATGAACCCGCTGGTTCTGGCCGCGGCACGGATTGCCGGTGTTGATGAAATTTACCGTATCGGCGGGGCGCAGGCGATTGCCGCCCTTGCCTATGGCACGGAAACCATCAAGCCGGTCGACAAGATCGTTGGTCCGGGCAATGCCTTTGTCGCCGCGGCAAAGCGCCGCGTTTTCGGGCAGGTCGGGATTGACATGATTGCCGGCCCGTCGGAAATCCTTGTGGTTGCCGATGGCAGCAATGACCCAAGCTGGGTCGCGGCTGATCTGCTGTCGCAGGCCGAACATGATCCGGTCGCACAGTCGATCCTGATCACCGACGATGCGGATTTTGCCGATCGCGTGCAGGAAGCCATTGATGCGCATCTTGAAAAACTGCCGCGTGCCGAAATCGCCGGGGCAAGCTGGCGCGACTTTGGTGCAATTGTATTGGTCGAAAATCTGACGCAGGCTCCGGCCCTGGTTGACCGGATTGCACCGGAACATCTTGAACTGGCTGTTGATGACCCGGACGCACTTGCCGAAGACATTCATCATGCCGGTGCCATTTTCCTGGGCCGTTACACGCCCGAGGCGATTGGCGATTATGTTGCCGGGCCAAACCATGTTCTGCCAACCGCCCGTTCGGCGCGTTTCTCGTCGGGTCTGGGCGTGCTTGATTTCATCAAGCGGTCGTCATTGATCAAATGCACGCCTGAAAGTCTGGCCAAAATCGGCCCGGCGGCGATTGCACTGGCCGAAAGCGAAGGTTTGCAGGCACACGGACTTTCTGTGGCGATCCGGTCCAACCGCATGTAA
- a CDS encoding arsenate reductase ArsC, whose protein sequence is MAEELPGSVLFACSFNAVRSVMAAAIMRHYHGTKVYVESCGLRAGDLDGFAVAVMEEIGLDISTYKSKTFDELEDGFFDLIITLSPEAQHRAVEMTRTMACDVEFWNTFDATIVEGSREVRLEAYRQVRDQIKKRILERFPVGPAPKV, encoded by the coding sequence GTGGCAGAAGAACTTCCCGGTTCGGTTCTTTTTGCCTGTAGCTTCAACGCTGTAAGATCCGTGATGGCGGCTGCAATCATGCGCCATTATCACGGAACAAAGGTCTATGTTGAAAGCTGCGGCTTGCGCGCCGGTGATCTTGATGGCTTTGCCGTCGCGGTCATGGAAGAAATCGGGCTGGATATCTCGACCTATAAATCCAAAACCTTTGACGAACTGGAAGACGGGTTTTTCGATCTGATCATCACCCTGTCACCCGAAGCCCAGCACAGGGCGGTCGAAATGACCCGCACCATGGCCTGTGATGTGGAATTCTGGAACACCTTCGACGCCACAATTGTCGAAGGTTCGCGCGAAGTCCGCCTTGAAGCCTACCGTCAGGTCCGCGACCAGATCAAAAAACGCATTCTTGAACGGTTCCCGGTTGGCCCGGCACCCAAGGTCTAA
- a CDS encoding GNAT family N-acetyltransferase gives MKDRMTMTAKHPYPVAPPHIRIATAQDVDDIHAMLFEIARATGCEDKFKSKPEDLARDGFGHRPAFEALIAHDGDVPVGLCLYFPSYSTFRGKAGIYIQDLFVAPEYRGGGFARHLIAKVAERARSQGGHYIRLSVDAGNIIGQRFYARIGMRHAHDERIHVLDGDAFDALIDG, from the coding sequence ATGAAGGACCGCATGACCATGACCGCCAAACACCCCTATCCCGTCGCCCCGCCCCATATCAGGATCGCCACCGCACAGGATGTTGACGATATCCATGCCATGCTGTTTGAAATTGCGCGTGCGACCGGGTGCGAGGACAAGTTCAAAAGCAAACCCGAAGACCTGGCGCGTGACGGGTTTGGCCACCGCCCCGCGTTCGAGGCGCTGATTGCACATGACGGTGACGTACCGGTTGGGCTGTGCCTTTATTTTCCGAGCTATTCGACATTTCGCGGCAAGGCCGGGATTTACATTCAGGACCTGTTTGTCGCCCCGGAATATCGTGGCGGCGGTTTTGCCCGGCACCTGATCGCAAAGGTTGCCGAACGGGCCCGTTCACAAGGCGGGCACTATATCCGCCTGTCGGTCGATGCCGGAAACATCATCGGGCAGCGTTTCTATGCCCGCATCGGGATGCGGCATGCCCATGATGAACGTATTCATGTGCTGGACGGGGATGCGTTTGACGCGCTGATCGACGGTTAG
- a CDS encoding nucleoside triphosphate pyrophosphatase, with product MSKLILASASPRRLELLAQIGIVPDQVVPADIDETPHDDESPRRLALRLAEEKARAVAADHAGGFVLAADTVVACGRRALGKASDTAEARKFLTLLSGRRHRVYGGLCVIAPDGTARARVIETQVIFRRLGEDDLARYLSHNEWQGKAGAYAIQGYAATFVKSITGSYSNVVGLSLCEVDGMLRGLGFRQGA from the coding sequence TTGTCGAAACTGATTTTGGCCTCTGCATCGCCGCGGCGTCTTGAGCTGCTGGCGCAGATCGGAATTGTGCCGGATCAGGTTGTCCCTGCCGATATCGACGAAACCCCGCATGACGACGAAAGTCCGCGTCGGCTGGCACTCCGCCTGGCCGAGGAAAAGGCGCGTGCGGTTGCCGCCGACCACGCGGGCGGCTTTGTTCTTGCCGCCGATACGGTTGTCGCCTGCGGCCGTCGCGCACTTGGCAAGGCATCCGATACGGCAGAGGCGCGTAAATTCCTGACACTGCTGTCTGGCCGTCGTCATCGTGTTTATGGTGGTCTGTGCGTGATTGCGCCCGATGGTACTGCCCGCGCACGCGTGATCGAAACACAGGTGATTTTCCGCCGTCTTGGCGAAGACGATCTTGCGCGCTACCTGTCCCATAACGAATGGCAGGGAAAGGCCGGCGCCTATGCCATTCAGGGATATGCCGCAACCTTCGTTAAAAGCATCACCGGGTCTTATTCCAATGTCGTTGGCCTTTCGCTGTGCGAGGTTGATGGCATGCTGCGCGGTCTTGGCTTCCGGCAGGGGGCGTGA
- a CDS encoding ribonuclease E/G yields MVAGGTETDRLLIDAVACERRIALIGNDRLSRLWIDRGGPARFDIHLGRVSKILPEMAAAMVALDGVADGLLPFDRVDGPLHEGQWVIVQISRLGFEDKGPKLTGRIAIEGLGMILRPNEQKGGGLIELPRRLKDEDRRASLSALFKGLVAREESITLRSLAIDWDDAALTGELKQLRAVWTQARNALASAVKPVLVFKALSDADQLIERHVMAGGECIVDGADEFVRLRGLLRARGFDDAHLVRHDGARLLFDDQDIEDDIAAALQPRVPLPGGGWIAVEQTTALCAIDVNAGGSDADHDQGRRAEQVNLRAASEIVRQLQLRNIGGLVVIDPLRMAGKASRDRFETALRDAFGPEMSGAVQFGGFTRLGLFELTRQRGGIALAELMHASRPDPVPTRAAALNAILRSVTRDLRAGQAGRYRLHVSPEMIDTLAPGGTGQQILERAMGMAPELAADETLSRADYRLEKL; encoded by the coding sequence ATGGTGGCTGGCGGAACAGAAACGGACCGCCTGCTGATTGATGCCGTCGCATGTGAACGGCGCATTGCCCTGATAGGCAATGATCGGCTGTCGCGTCTGTGGATTGATCGTGGTGGCCCGGCGCGCTTTGACATTCATCTGGGCCGTGTTTCCAAAATTCTTCCCGAAATGGCCGCTGCCATGGTCGCCCTTGACGGCGTTGCCGATGGCTTGCTGCCGTTTGATCGTGTGGATGGCCCGCTTCACGAAGGCCAGTGGGTCATCGTGCAGATTTCCCGCCTTGGGTTCGAGGATAAGGGCCCGAAGCTGACCGGTCGCATCGCGATCGAGGGGCTCGGCATGATCCTGCGTCCGAACGAGCAAAAAGGCGGCGGATTAATAGAACTCCCCCGCAGGCTCAAGGACGAAGACCGCCGTGCATCATTGTCGGCCCTGTTCAAGGGACTTGTCGCGCGCGAGGAAAGCATCACGCTGCGCAGTCTGGCAATCGACTGGGATGACGCTGCCCTGACGGGCGAGCTTAAGCAGCTTCGCGCCGTCTGGACACAGGCCCGAAACGCCCTGGCATCGGCGGTAAAACCGGTTCTGGTGTTCAAGGCATTATCGGATGCCGATCAGTTGATCGAACGCCATGTGATGGCGGGCGGCGAGTGCATTGTTGATGGGGCGGATGAATTTGTCCGTCTGCGCGGATTGTTGCGGGCGCGTGGTTTCGATGATGCGCATCTGGTGCGCCATGACGGTGCGCGCCTGCTGTTTGATGATCAGGATATCGAAGACGACATCGCAGCCGCGCTGCAACCGCGTGTGCCGCTTCCGGGCGGTGGCTGGATCGCGGTTGAACAGACGACCGCACTTTGTGCGATTGATGTCAATGCAGGCGGATCGGATGCCGATCATGATCAGGGACGGCGTGCCGAACAGGTCAATCTGCGTGCGGCGTCTGAAATCGTCCGGCAATTGCAATTGCGCAATATCGGCGGTCTGGTGGTGATTGATCCGCTTCGCATGGCGGGCAAGGCATCGCGCGACCGGTTCGAAACCGCCCTTCGCGATGCCTTTGGCCCGGAAATGAGCGGTGCCGTCCAGTTTGGCGGCTTCACACGGCTGGGCCTGTTTGAACTGACCCGGCAGCGCGGCGGGATTGCCCTTGCCGAACTGATGCACGCATCGCGACCCGATCCCGTGCCAACGCGGGCGGCGGCATTGAATGCCATTCTGCGTTCCGTGACTCGTGATTTGCGGGCCGGGCAGGCGGGGCGGTATCGGCTTCATGTCTCCCCGGAAATGATTGATACCCTTGCGCCGGGGGGCACTGGGCAACAAATTCTTGAACGTGCGATGGGGATGGCGCCGGAACTGGCCGCCGATGAAACCCTGTCGCGCGCAGACTACAGGCTGGAGAAACTCTGA
- a CDS encoding linear amide C-N hydrolase, with product MDRRTRIATMMIVSGLMSTAVLLPVAEACTRAVYHGADNDVITARSMDWKSDIATNLWIFPRGMERGGEVGPNSVKWVSRYGSVIASAYDIATTDGLNEAGLSANVLWLVESEYPPYDGTKPGLSIAAWAQYVLDNFATVSDAVAALSREPFVVVTDQMPGENRLATLHLSISDATGDSAIIEYIDGKQVIHHDRDYQVMTNSPIFEHQLAQNAYWKQVGGTVMLPGTNRSADRFARAAFYINAIPRDEDPVVALASVFSVIRNVSVPFGISTPNEPNISSTRWRTVADHKRMLYFFESALTPNTFWVDLKNIDFSAETGTVKKLDLGPDQRNVYAGDAAPSFEEEKPFTFQGLAD from the coding sequence ATGGACCGACGGACACGCATTGCAACGATGATGATTGTCTCGGGACTGATGTCCACAGCCGTCCTTCTTCCCGTTGCCGAGGCTTGCACGCGGGCCGTCTATCACGGGGCGGATAACGATGTGATCACCGCGCGCTCCATGGACTGGAAATCCGATATTGCCACCAATCTGTGGATTTTCCCGCGGGGTATGGAACGGGGCGGGGAAGTCGGGCCAAATTCCGTCAAATGGGTCTCCAGATATGGCAGCGTCATCGCCAGCGCTTACGACATCGCAACGACCGATGGTCTGAACGAAGCCGGATTGTCGGCCAATGTGCTTTGGCTGGTCGAGTCCGAATATCCGCCCTATGACGGGACAAAGCCGGGTCTTTCGATTGCGGCCTGGGCGCAATATGTGCTCGATAATTTTGCGACGGTGTCTGATGCGGTTGCGGCACTTTCCAGGGAACCCTTTGTGGTCGTCACCGACCAGATGCCGGGCGAAAACCGGCTTGCGACCCTGCATCTTTCGATCTCGGATGCCACGGGCGACAGCGCGATTATCGAATATATCGACGGCAAACAGGTCATCCATCATGACCGCGATTATCAGGTCATGACAAACTCGCCGATTTTCGAACATCAGCTTGCGCAGAATGCCTATTGGAAGCAGGTCGGCGGAACCGTGATGCTGCCCGGCACCAACCGCTCCGCCGACCGGTTTGCCCGTGCCGCGTTCTATATCAACGCAATCCCCAGGGACGAGGACCCGGTCGTTGCCCTTGCCAGCGTGTTCAGCGTCATCCGTAATGTCTCGGTCCCGTTTGGCATTTCAACGCCAAACGAACCCAACATTTCCTCCACCCGCTGGCGCACGGTCGCCGATCACAAGCGAATGCTGTATTTCTTTGAATCCGCCCTGACCCCGAACACCTTCTGGGTCGATCTCAAGAATATCGATTTCAGTGCGGAAACCGGCACGGTGAAAAAGCTCGACCTCGGGCCGGATCAGCGCAATGTCTATGCCGGGGATGCCGCCCCGTCCTTCGAAGAAGAAAAACCGTTCACGTTTCAGGGACTTGCCGACTGA
- a CDS encoding DNA gyrase inhibitor YacG yields MVEKNTVKTAGSGCAMCGKPVVEKYKPFCSKRCADLDLGKWLNESYAVPVTEPPEYLEDLEDEEDFHA; encoded by the coding sequence ATGGTTGAAAAAAACACAGTTAAAACAGCAGGCTCGGGCTGTGCCATGTGCGGCAAGCCGGTGGTGGAAAAATACAAGCCGTTCTGTTCGAAACGCTGTGCCGATCTCGACCTTGGCAAATGGCTGAACGAAAGCTATGCCGTCCCGGTGACCGAGCCGCCGGAGTATCTTGAAGACCTTGAAGATGAAGAAGATTTTCACGCATAA
- the dcd gene encoding dCTP deaminase, translating into MSVRPDHWIRQMAQEKGMIEPFVDGFKRDGVISYGVSSYGYDARVADEFKIFTNVDSAIVDPKEFSDAGFVNRQTDVCVIPPNSFALARTVEYFRIPRDTLVICLGKSTYARCGIIVNVTPLEPEWEGHVTLEFSNTTPLPARIYANEGACQFIFLKAESECDTSYADRAGKYMGQKGVTLPRL; encoded by the coding sequence ATGTCGGTAAGACCGGATCACTGGATACGCCAGATGGCGCAGGAAAAAGGCATGATCGAACCGTTTGTCGACGGTTTCAAACGTGATGGTGTCATTTCCTATGGGGTCAGTTCCTATGGCTATGACGCCCGGGTTGCCGACGAATTCAAGATTTTCACCAATGTCGACTCGGCCATTGTCGATCCCAAGGAATTTTCCGATGCAGGGTTCGTCAATCGCCAGACCGATGTCTGCGTGATCCCGCCCAACAGTTTCGCGCTGGCGCGTACGGTCGAATATTTCCGCATTCCGCGCGACACGCTGGTGATCTGCCTTGGCAAGTCGACCTATGCGCGGTGCGGCATTATCGTCAATGTCACGCCGCTGGAACCGGAATGGGAAGGGCACGTGACCCTTGAATTTTCCAATACCACGCCGCTTCCGGCGCGCATTTACGCCAATGAAGGGGCCTGCCAGTTCATTTTCCTGAAAGCCGAAAGCGAATGCGATACCTCCTATGCGGATCGCGCAGGAAAATATATGGGCCAAAAAGGTGTCACGCTGCCGCGCCTGTGA
- a CDS encoding UPF0262 family protein: MADNQCIAGIYLDEKYKVRRRPEVEHEQAVAIYDLLEDNHFAPKGGFEGPYSVHMRIEDNRIYMDVRGDDDTENLTTIVVPLTPFRRIVKDYFMICESYYDAIKKATASQIETIDMARRGLHNEGSEQLRELLSEKVTIDENTARRLFTLICVLHIRG; the protein is encoded by the coding sequence ATTGCAGACAACCAATGCATTGCCGGTATCTATCTCGACGAGAAATACAAGGTGCGTCGCCGCCCCGAGGTCGAGCATGAGCAGGCGGTGGCCATCTATGACCTTCTGGAAGACAACCATTTCGCGCCAAAAGGCGGCTTCGAAGGCCCATATTCGGTTCACATGCGCATCGAGGACAACCGCATCTATATGGATGTGCGCGGCGATGACGATACCGAAAACCTGACCACCATTGTCGTGCCGTTAACCCCGTTCCGCCGGATCGTGAAGGATTACTTCATGATCTGCGAAAGCTATTACGACGCGATCAAAAAGGCGACGGCGTCCCAGATCGAAACCATCGATATGGCGCGCCGCGGCCTGCATAACGAAGGATCGGAACAGCTTCGCGAACTGCTGTCCGAAAAGGTGACGATTGATGAAAACACCGCGCGTCGCCTGTTTACCCTGATCTGCGTCCTTCATATCCGGGGTTAA
- the murA gene encoding UDP-N-acetylglucosamine 1-carboxyvinyltransferase, which produces MDKIKISGGRRLQGKIAIGGAKNAALPLMAAALLTDETLTLSNLPHLADITSMANLLAQHGVALHLNGHAPNGGHTGRVLEMTAKEIASTTAPYDLVRKMRASVLVLGPLVARCGVARVSLPGGCAIGNRPVDLHLKALEAMGAEIHLTEGYIEARAPEGLKGGHVLFPQVSVGATENALMAASLADGVVTIANAAREPEVTDLAHCLVAMGAEIEGIGTDTLKVTGKPRLHGAEYSVVPDRIETGTYAIAAAITGGEIELVGTRAELIESLIVSMRKAGVEIEETGDGMIVRGNRAALKGVDVMTEPYPGFPTDMQAQFMALMAVANGASMITETIFENRFMHVPELSRMGADVNVHGRSAIVRGSAKLSGAEVMATDLRASVSMVLAGLAAEGETIINRVYHLDRGYERLEEKLGACGAQIERVRVPA; this is translated from the coding sequence ATGGACAAGATCAAGATTTCCGGCGGCCGCCGGTTGCAGGGCAAAATTGCAATTGGCGGTGCCAAGAACGCGGCCCTTCCGTTGATGGCAGCAGCCCTTCTGACCGATGAAACGCTGACCCTTTCCAACCTGCCGCATCTGGCCGATATCACATCGATGGCCAATCTGCTGGCACAGCATGGTGTCGCGTTGCATCTGAACGGCCATGCGCCCAATGGCGGCCATACCGGTCGGGTTCTGGAAATGACCGCCAAGGAAATCGCATCGACAACCGCACCTTATGATCTGGTCCGCAAAATGCGGGCATCGGTTCTGGTGCTGGGGCCGCTGGTCGCACGTTGCGGTGTGGCGCGTGTGTCGCTGCCTGGTGGCTGTGCGATTGGCAACCGTCCGGTTGACCTGCATCTGAAGGCGCTTGAAGCCATGGGTGCCGAAATCCACCTGACCGAGGGCTATATCGAAGCCCGCGCCCCCGAAGGGCTTAAAGGCGGGCATGTCCTGTTCCCGCAGGTATCGGTTGGCGCGACCGAAAACGCCCTGATGGCGGCATCCCTTGCCGATGGTGTGGTGACAATCGCCAATGCCGCGCGCGAACCCGAAGTCACCGATCTGGCCCATTGCCTTGTCGCGATGGGGGCCGAAATTGAAGGTATCGGCACCGATACGCTCAAAGTCACCGGCAAGCCGCGCCTGCACGGGGCGGAATATTCCGTGGTGCCCGATCGTATCGAAACCGGGACCTATGCGATTGCCGCCGCCATTACGGGTGGCGAGATCGAGCTGGTCGGCACCAGGGCCGAACTGATCGAAAGCCTGATCGTGTCCATGCGCAAGGCCGGCGTCGAGATCGAGGAAACCGGGGATGGCATGATCGTGCGCGGCAATCGCGCCGCCCTTAAGGGCGTTGATGTCATGACCGAACCCTATCCGGGCTTCCCGACTGATATGCAGGCGCAATTCATGGCGCTGATGGCCGTGGCCAATGGGGCATCCATGATCACCGAAACGATTTTTGAAAACCGTTTCATGCATGTTCCGGAACTGAGCCGCATGGGCGCTGATGTCAACGTGCATGGCCGATCCGCGATTGTGCGCGGCAGTGCCAAACTGTCGGGTGCCGAAGTCATGGCGACCGATCTGCGTGCATCGGTATCCATGGTACTTGCAGGCTTGGCAGCCGAGGGCGAGACGATTATTAACCGTGTCTATCATCTGGACCGCGGTTATGAACGGCTGGAAGAAAAACTTGGCGCCTGCGGGGCGCAGATCGAACGTGTCCGTGTTCCTGCTTAA
- the hisG gene encoding ATP phosphoribosyltransferase, which yields MSDEKLVLALPKGRILDEVMPLVRAAGIEPEAAFDDPKSRALRFATNHPHIDIIRVRSFDVATFVAFGAAHIGVCGNDVLMEFDYSEIYAPLDLDIGHCRLAVAEPEEMIDGDDPSRWSHVRVATKYPNVTRNHFAARGVQAECIKLNGAMELAPTLGLCRRIVDLVSTGNTLKANGLREIEHIADVTSRLIVNRAALKTRPTDVQPWIDRFSEVRNAD from the coding sequence ATGAGTGACGAAAAGCTGGTGCTGGCCCTGCCAAAGGGGCGCATTCTAGACGAGGTAATGCCGCTGGTGCGCGCGGCCGGTATCGAACCGGAAGCCGCATTTGACGATCCGAAATCCCGGGCCCTGCGTTTCGCCACCAATCATCCGCATATCGATATCATCCGTGTGCGCAGCTTCGATGTCGCCACCTTCGTTGCCTTTGGGGCGGCCCATATCGGGGTCTGCGGCAATGATGTCCTGATGGAATTCGATTATTCCGAGATTTATGCACCGCTTGATCTCGATATCGGCCATTGCCGCCTTGCCGTGGCCGAGCCCGAAGAAATGATCGATGGCGATGATCCGTCGCGCTGGTCGCATGTCCGTGTCGCGACCAAATACCCGAATGTCACCCGCAATCATTTTGCCGCCCGCGGTGTGCAGGCCGAATGCATCAAGCTGAACGGGGCGATGGAACTGGCACCAACCCTTGGCCTGTGCCGTCGTATCGTTGACCTTGTGTCGACCGGCAACACGCTAAAGGCCAACGGGCTTCGCGAAATCGAACATATTGCCGATGTCACCTCGCGTCTGATCGTCAATCGGGCCGCACTTAAAACCCGCCCGACCGATGTTCAGCCCTGGATCGACCGTTTTTCCGAGGTGCGCAATGCCGATTAA
- a CDS encoding NAD-dependent epimerase, producing MSDFVIPANEKVLVTGAAGFIGSHLCQKLLDQGSTVIGLDNVNDYYDVSLKEARLGRLEGRNGFRFVRMNLEDRDGIADLFATEKPTYVVNLAAQAGVRYSLENPHAYIDANLVGFTNILEGCRHNGVKHLVYASSSSVYGMNTEMPFSVHHNVDHPISLYAASKKANELMAHTYSHLYRLPTTGLRFFTVYGPWGRPDMALFLFTKAILEGRPIDVFNEGKMRRDFTYIDDIVEGVYRCISTIAAPNPDWNPAKPDPATSSAPYRVFNIGNNSPVELMHMIGTLEKALGKTAEKNMLPMQAGDVPATYADVDALTDAVGFKPETSIETGIGRFVEWYRSFYG from the coding sequence ATGTCCGACTTTGTCATTCCCGCGAATGAAAAGGTTCTGGTAACCGGGGCTGCCGGTTTTATCGGATCGCATCTTTGCCAGAAACTGCTGGATCAGGGTAGTACGGTGATCGGTCTGGATAACGTCAACGATTACTATGACGTGTCGCTTAAAGAAGCGCGCCTTGGACGGCTTGAAGGGCGCAACGGATTCAGGTTTGTCCGCATGAACCTCGAAGATCGCGACGGCATTGCAGATCTGTTCGCGACCGAGAAGCCAACCTATGTCGTCAACCTCGCGGCCCAGGCCGGTGTGCGTTACTCGCTTGAAAATCCGCACGCCTATATTGATGCCAACCTTGTCGGCTTCACCAATATCCTTGAAGGCTGCCGCCATAATGGCGTGAAGCATCTTGTCTATGCGTCAAGCAGTTCGGTTTACGGAATGAATACCGAAATGCCGTTTTCGGTACATCACAATGTCGATCACCCGATCAGCCTGTATGCGGCGTCAAAAAAAGCCAATGAACTGATGGCCCATACCTATAGCCATCTGTATCGCTTGCCTACCACGGGCCTTCGCTTCTTTACCGTGTATGGCCCATGGGGGCGTCCGGATATGGCGCTGTTCCTGTTTACCAAAGCCATTCTGGAAGGCCGCCCGATTGACGTCTTCAACGAAGGTAAAATGCGCCGCGATTTTACCTATATCGATGATATCGTCGAAGGTGTTTATCGCTGCATTTCAACCATCGCGGCACCAAATCCCGACTGGAACCCGGCCAAGCCGGATCCGGCAACCAGTTCTGCCCCGTATCGGGTGTTCAATATTGGCAACAACAGCCCGGTCGAGCTGATGCATATGATCGGAACCCTTGAAAAGGCACTTGGCAAAACCGCCGAGAAAAACATGCTGCCGATGCAGGCGGGCGATGTTCCGGCGACTTATGCCGATGTCGATGCTCTGACCGATGCCGTCGGCTTCAAGCCGGAAACCTCGATTGAAACCGGCATCGGTCGTTTCGTCGAATGGTACAGGTCCTTTTACGGATAA
- the infA gene encoding translation initiation factor IF-1, with protein MAKEDVIEFQGTVVELLPNAMFRVKLDNDHEILAHTSGKMRKNRIRVLAGDRVSVEMTPYDLTKGRITFRFK; from the coding sequence ATGGCTAAAGAAGACGTTATCGAGTTTCAGGGCACTGTTGTCGAACTTCTGCCCAATGCGATGTTTCGCGTGAAGCTGGACAATGATCACGAAATTCTTGCTCATACCTCGGGCAAGATGCGCAAGAACCGTATTCGTGTTCTTGCTGGTGACCGCGTCAGCGTCGAAATGACGCCTTATGACCTGACCAAGGGTCGTATTACCTTCCGTTTCAAGTAA